Proteins encoded together in one bacterium window:
- a CDS encoding cyclomaltodextrinase C-terminal domain-containing protein, whose product MAKGNIDKYKIALNIVLFTRGIPKIFYGTEIGITGGTKHGELRQPFPGGFSGDTRSAFITEGRTETENDLFNYLKGLISLRNEYPSLAKGKLRHIYPFDDVYLLVKSYEDETTLVLINSREEELSIESSQLKNFLPEANGLFNLKTKEEIKLDSVDNIQLNKMTAEIFLIRK is encoded by the coding sequence GTGGCAAAAGGGAACATAGATAAATATAAAATCGCTTTAAATATTGTCTTATTTACAAGAGGCATCCCTAAAATATTTTATGGAACAGAAATCGGTATTACAGGAGGAACTAAACACGGAGAACTAAGACAACCATTTCCGGGAGGATTTTCTGGTGATACAAGAAGTGCATTTATAACTGAAGGAAGGACAGAAACAGAAAATGATCTCTTCAATTATTTGAAAGGGCTAATCTCACTGAGGAATGAATATCCATCACTTGCAAAAGGAAAATTAAGGCACATTTATCCATTTGATGATGTGTATTTGCTGGTTAAAAGTTATGAAGATGAAACAACACTTGTGCTTATAAATTCACGTGAGGAAGAATTATCAATTGAGTCTTCACAATTAAAAAATTTTCTTCCTGAAGCAAATGGATTGTTCAATTTAAAAACGAAAGAAGAAATCAAACTTGATTCTGTCGATAACATTCAATTAAATAAAATGACTGCTGAAATATTTTTAATAAGGAAATAA